One part of the Eucalyptus grandis isolate ANBG69807.140 chromosome 10, ASM1654582v1, whole genome shotgun sequence genome encodes these proteins:
- the LOC104421623 gene encoding laccase-15, translating into MWASKAQCLGFLLFLIGILQCKALARYTFVVEEMPYKRLCSTKNILTVNRQFPGPTLYVHKGDTIIVDVYNKAKYNITIHWHGVKQPRYPWSDGPEYITQCPIQPGAKFSQKVIFSTEEGTLWWHAHSDWSRVTVHGAIVIYPKKGLSYPFPKPYAEVPIILGEWWKKPIMEVYHEMLKTGGDPNVSDAYTINGQPGDLYPCSKQDTFKLRVEQGKRYLLRIINAAMQDLLFFSIANHSLTVVATDASYTKPLTRDIITISPGQTIDVLLKANQNPDHYYMAARVYSSALDVAYDNTTTTAVVEYSGKYAPTSPTPLPQLPYYNDTSASVNFTGSLRSLESDEHPIDVPKNITNHFIFTISVNSFPCPNNSCAGPNGTRLAASVNNISFTNPSIDILQAYYYGINGVFGTQLPSFPPYIFNFTADDLPLDLETPKRGTEVKVLKYNSTVELVFQGTNLEAGTDHPMHLHGYSFYVVGWGLGNFDIKKDPLNYNLVDPPLQNTIAVPKNGWAAIRFRADNPGVWFMHCHIERHLTWGMDTAFIVRNGVPPSTHLLSPPPDMPPC; encoded by the exons ATGTGGGCTTCAAAAGCTCAATGCTTAGGGTTTCTACTCTTCCTCATCGGCATTCTCCAATGTAAAGCTTTGGCTCGTTATACTTTCGTC GTCGAGGAAATGCCATACAAGAGATTATGTAGCACGAAGAACATCCTGACGGTGAACAGGCAATTTCCTGGGCCAACTCTGTATGTGCACAAAGGCGATACCATCATTGTTGATGTCTATAACAAGGCTAAATACAACATTACCATCCACTG GCATGGCGTGAAACAACCAAGATATCCGTGGTCCGATGGACCAGAGTATATAACCCAATGCCCAATACAGCCAGGAGCTAAATTTAGTCAAAAGGTGATATTCTCCACGGAAGAAGGGACCTTATGGTGGCATGCTCATAGTGACTGGTCAAGAGTCACTGTGCATGGAGCCATTGTTATTTACCCCAAAAAAGGTTTAAGCTATCCTTTTCCAAAACCTTATGCTGAAGTACCTATTATATTAG GAGAATGGTGGAAGAAACCGATAATGGAGGTCTATCATGAAATGCTTAAAACCGGGGGAGATCCAAATGTTTCAGATGCCTATACTATCAATGGTCAACCCGGAGATCTTTACCCATGCTCAAAGCAAG ACACTTTCAAATTAAGGGTTGAGCAAGGCAAGAGATATTTGCTGCGAATAATCAACGCGGCCATGCAagacctcctcttcttctccattgcCAACCACAGCCTCACCGTCGTCGCGACGGACGCGAGCTACACTAAGCCCTTAACGAGAGATATCATCACGATATCTCCCGGTCAAACCATCGACGTCCTCCTCAAAGCCAACCAAAACCCTGACCACTATTATATGGCTGCTCGGGTTTACTCTAGCGCTCTCGATGTGGCTTACGATAACACAACCACCACAGCCGTGGTGGAATACTCTGGAAAGTATGCTCCAACCTCGCCAACTCCTTTGCCGCAACTTCCTTATTACAACGACACTTCCGCGTCGGTCAATTTCACCGGCAGCCTCCGAAGCTTAGAGAGCGACGAGCACCCCATCGACGTCCCCAAGAATATAACCAACCATTTCATCTTCACGATCTCCGTTAACTCATTCCCGTGTCCAAACAATTCCTGCGCGGGCCCCAATGGGACCCGTCTTGCTGCAAGCGTGAACAACATAAGTTTCACGAACCCCTCGATCGACATCCTCCAAGCTTATTATTACGGCATCAATGGCGTGTTCGGAACCCAGCTCCCCAGCTTCCCACCATACATCTTCAATTTCACGGCTGATGACTTGCCGCTGGACCTGGAGACGCCAAAGCGCGGGACAGAGGTGAAGGTACTGAAGTATAACTCGACCGTGGAGCTCGTTTTCCAGGGGACGAACTTGGAGGCTGGAACCGATCACCCGATGCATCTTCATGGATATAGCTTTTATGTCGTTGGTTGGGGACTTGGGAACTTCGACATCAAGAAGGATCCCTTGAATTATAATCTAGTGGATCCACCTTTGCAGAACACCATTGCGGTGCCGAAGAACGGGTGGGCTGCGATCAGATTTAGGGCGGACAATCCTG GAGTGTGGTTCATGCACTGCCACATAGAGCGGCACCTGACGTGGGGCATGGACACGGCGTTCATCGTGAGGAATGGAGTTCCCCCGAGCACCCACTTGCTGTCGCCGCCACCCGACATGCCACCTTGTTGA